From the Cerasicoccus sp. TK19100 genome, the window TATCCTACACACCAAGTTTAAGATCAACGCCCTGCTGGCCGGCATCCTCGTGATGACCGCGCTCTACTCCGTGAACCTCCACGTGATGGGCCGCAGCAACGTCCCCCTTTTGCAAACAAAGAACGTCACCGACTACGGCGAAACGCTGGGCCACGCCATTGTTGGCGAGGAGAGCATGGACCTCTTTGGCTGGGAAACCGACACCGCTGATTTCTTTGTCATGATCCTCGCCGCGGCCTTCGTGACGTTGGTCGGCTTGCTGTTGTATTGGTTTTTCCGCACCAACGTCGGCACCGCGATGCGCGCCACGGGTAATAACCCGCAGATGATCCGCGCGCTTGGTGCAAACGTGGAGCGCTACATGGTCTTTGGCCTTGCGGTCTCCAACGGCCTGGTCGCGCTGGCAGGCGCGATCCTGGCGCAATACCAGGGCTTTGCCGACGCGCAGATGGGCATCGGCATGATCGTCTGGGGTCTGGCCAGCGTGATCATTGGCGAAGCGCTGGTCGGCCAACGCAGCCTTGGCCTCACGATCATCGGGGCAGTGATGGGCTCCGTGCTCTTCCGCCTGCTCGTGGCGATTGCCCTGCGCTGGGGCCTGAACCCAAACGACCTCAAGCTCATCACGGCAGTCTTCGTCTTTGCCGCGCTCGTGTTGCCGGGCTTCATCAAAAAGCTAAAGCCGCGTAAGTCGTCGCCATCCAATTAAACTTTGCATGACAGAGTTAACTTCAATTTCACTAAAGGTAGGGCGCAGTCTCCAGACAAGCCGCCACGATGGAGTGGCATTTGCGCAATGCGCAAATCTATCGGTCCAGCGGGACGCTGGCGGTTTATCTGGAGACTGCGCCCTACCCTTTTAAACTTTGCGATACAAAGCTATGCTCGAAATAAAAAGCATCCGCAAGACGTTCAACCCCGGCACTGTCAACGAGGTCCGTGCGCTGCAGGGGGTCGACCTGACCATCAAAGAAGGCTCGTTCGTCGTCGTGCTCGGCATGAATGGCTCGGGCAAGTCGACGCTGCTCAACGCCATTGCTGGCTCCTTTTACGTGGATGAAGGTTCGATCACTCTCGACGGGAACAACGTCACCAAGTGGCCCGAGCACCGCCGCGCGAAGCTAATTGGCCGCGTGTTTCAAAATCCCTTCAGCGGCACGGCGCCGGATATGTCCATCGCGGAAAACTTCGCCATGGCCGCCATGCGAGGGAAGAACCGCGGACTAGGCTGGGCCTTATCTCCGGACCTCATGGACGCACTCCGCGAGCGCGTGATCACCCTGCGCATGGGCCTTGAAAACCGGCTTGAAAACGCCATTGGCTCGCTCTCCGGCGGGCAACGCCAGGCATTGACCCTGCTCATGGCCACCTGGCTCAAGCCGTCAATGCTCCTGCTCGACGAGCACACCGCCGCCCTCGATCCCAAAAGCGCGCACCAGGTCATCACGCTAACCGACGAGGTCGTGAAGCGCGACAACCTGACGACGCTCATGGTCACCCACTCAATGCAGCAAGCCGTCAATCTCGGCGACCGCATCATCATGATGAACCGTGGTAAGGTGGCCTACGA encodes:
- a CDS encoding ABC transporter ATP-binding protein gives rise to the protein MLEIKSIRKTFNPGTVNEVRALQGVDLTIKEGSFVVVLGMNGSGKSTLLNAIAGSFYVDEGSITLDGNNVTKWPEHRRAKLIGRVFQNPFSGTAPDMSIAENFAMAAMRGKNRGLGWALSPDLMDALRERVITLRMGLENRLENAIGSLSGGQRQALTLLMATWLKPSMLLLDEHTAALDPKSAHQVITLTDEVVKRDNLTTLMVTHSMQQAVNLGDRIIMMNRGKVAYDFSGPEKKRLRVEDLLDCFEEIRRREQLDESTAAMLAGQYV
- a CDS encoding ABC transporter permease is translated as MTLLLGSLTIGLILALLAMGVYVSFRIFDIPDITTDGSITLGAATAAILIVNGTHPILATLAGAAAGALAGTVTGILHTKFKINALLAGILVMTALYSVNLHVMGRSNVPLLQTKNVTDYGETLGHAIVGEESMDLFGWETDTADFFVMILAAAFVTLVGLLLYWFFRTNVGTAMRATGNNPQMIRALGANVERYMVFGLAVSNGLVALAGAILAQYQGFADAQMGIGMIVWGLASVIIGEALVGQRSLGLTIIGAVMGSVLFRLLVAIALRWGLNPNDLKLITAVFVFAALVLPGFIKKLKPRKSSPSN